In the Tetrapisispora phaffii CBS 4417 chromosome 7, complete genome genome, one interval contains:
- the MUB1 gene encoding MYND-type zinc finger protein MUB1 (similar to Saccharomyces cerevisiae MUB1 (YMR100W); ancestral locus Anc_2.454) yields the protein MRDSNFRAVLSNRPIVPITQTVYDRKSIDIDSSIPLINSLNNLTYLTSNSGKIRETISNDGSLERLMSILQNCHLPLFDVLFTDGDNISIHKKHTRVRNICKEKKLALCSWKWTLAFQCLVLTGTRGTEKIREKVVSSGVVSLLATVLDNFLLFHKKFDFVSDKKISFATENITFDNLLSRETFMYMRSDLNESYEEYVSYLLGYDFNSYNDIENLYIVNYLNNSDDYNLTMASDFADIWNSDFGLFNNNIEKTEDNRNININMDDSMNVMEDADMLDETNEEEILSPNKVFTASPGSNNTSESNSNRERSEEDLNNIQSYIDKDCFSIDMDHAPLISIPRSLYFGKIIPKQDDVIWSLQLLAFISKYSYMKNSLQNCKLIDSLSFRSIIDRVNKRIDLLNNNNDSSKFTSSKNSQRDTTDDVDIKMEEHPTTEQKVYHMNVDQDDGDDKFLSELIAVQQKYSENNVNETSTSNKRIELNKKVKRNFKENWNYNNMDKTLTEETWKSVVDKMSVNIFPLVEKFTVTELNSHDMIYWSSVIMRNSCKKDEINNIRQCANFECGKWESYPREFAKCRRCKRTKYCSRECQLKGWAYHRYWCHEVGTSVNNRTAADKNQQVPNSAADDNIAESEQNGANGDTQTNSDSREGTVDATPNYTGN from the coding sequence ATGCGAGATTCTAATTTTAGAGCTGTTTTGTCTAATCGTCCTATTGTGCCCATTACTCAAACTGTTTACGATAGGAAATCTATTGATATTGATTCCAGTATTCCTTTGATCaattctttgaataatttgaCGTATTTGACCTCGAATTCTGGGAAGATCAGAGAAACTATCTCGAATGATGGTTCTCTAGAGAGGTTGATGTCGATTCTACAGAACTGTCACCTGCCGTTGTTTGACGTTTTGTTCACTGATGGAGATAATATAAGTATCCACAAGAAACACACTAGGGTAAGAAATATCTGCAAAGAGAAGAAGTTGGCGTTGTGTTCGTGGAAATGGACTCTAGCGTTTCAATGTTTGGTGTTGACTGGCACAAGGGGCACAGAGAAGATAAGAGAGAAAGTTGTATCATCGGGTGTGGTCTCGTTACTGGCTACTGTAttggataattttttattgtttcacaaaaaatttgattttgtaaGTGACAAGAAGATAAGTTTCGCTACTGAAAATATAACATTCGACAATTTGTTGTCAAGAGAAACATTCATGTATATGAGAAGTGATCTAAATGAGAGTTACGAGGAGTATGTCTCTTATTTATTAGGATATGATTTTAACAGTTATAACGATATCGagaatttatatattgtaaattatttaaataattcagatGATTATAATCTAACGATGGCCTCAGATTTTGCAGATATATGGAATTCAGATTTCGGGTTGTTTAATAACAACATAGAAAAGACAGAAGATAAcagaaatataaatataaatatggaTGACAGTATGAATGTAATGGAGGATGCCGATATGCTAGATGAGACGAATGAAGAAGAGATTTTGAGTCCAAATAAGGTATTCACGGCTTCGCCAGGTAGCAATAACACTTCTGAGAGTAATAGTAATAGAGAAAGGAGTGAGgaagatttgaataatattcaGAGTTATATTGACAAGGACTGTTTCTCAATAGATATGGACCACGCTCCTTTGATTTCCATACCTAGGAGTCTGTATTTTGGTAAGATTATACCCAAACAAGACGACGTCATATGGTCATTACAATTGCTGGCGTTCATATCGAAATATTCGTACATGAAGAATTCATTAcaaaattgtaaattaatAGACTCATTGTCGTTTAGATCGATAATTGACAGGGTCAATAAGAGAATAGAtctattaaataataataatgactCCAGCAAATTCACTTCCAGTAAAAATTCTCAACGGGATACAACTGATGACGTGGATATTAAAATGGAAGAACATCCAACAACTGAACAGAAAGTTTACCACATGAATGTTGATCAGGATGATGGTGATGATAAGTTTTTATCAGAACTTATAGCAGTACAACAAAAGTATTCTGAGAACAACGTCAATGAAACTTCAACTTCCAATAAGAGAATTGAgctaaataaaaaagttaaaaggAATTTTAAAGAGAATTGGAATTACAATAACATGGATAAAACTCTAACTGAAGAAACTTGGAAATCAGTTGTCGATAAAATGTCAGTAAATATATTCCCTTTGGTGGAAAAATTTACTGTCACTGAATTGAACTCCCATGACATGATTTATTGGAGCTCAGTAATAATGAGGAATTCATGTAAGaaagatgaaattaataacatcAGACAATGTGCTAATTTTGAATGTGGTAAATGGGAAAGTTATCCAAGAGAGTTTGCCAAATGCAGACGTTGTAAAAGGACTAAATATTGTTCAAGAGAATGTCAACTAAAAGGGTGGGCATATCATCGATATTGGTGCCATGAAGTTGGGACCTCTGTGAATAACAGAACTGCTGCCGACAAAAACCAACAGGTACCCAATAGTGCAGctgatgataatattgcCGAAAGTGAACAAAACGGGGCAAATGGAGACACACAAACCAATTCTGATAGTAGAGAAGGCACTGTTGATGCAACGCCAAACTATACTGGAAATTAG
- the SBA1 gene encoding Hsp90 cochaperone SBA1 (similar to Saccharomyces cerevisiae SBA1 (YKL117W); ancestral locus Anc_2.455): MSLHPEVLWAQRSSTDDEEKNYVLLTISIPDCQPNPEVKITENRLDLVAKSGSVEGGETYELHLDLFKDVIPEKSLHKIANGQHYFIKLIKKDLDIEYWPRLTKEKVKYAFIKTDFNKWVDEDEQDEVANDSEMDPFANMGAGGAGGAGGAGGAAGMMGAGGEGMGGAGGMDLEALQQLLAAQGGNFGAE, translated from the coding sequence ATGTCATTACATCCTGAAGTTCTATGGGCTCAAAGATCGAGCACcgatgatgaagaaaaaaactaCGTTTTGTTAACAATTTCTATCCCTGATTGTCAACCAAACCCAGAGGTTAAGATTACTGAGAACAGGTTGGATTTAGTTGCAAAGAGCGGCTCCGTTGAAGGTGGTGAAACTTACGAATTGCATTTGGACTTGTTCAAAGATGTTATCCCTGAGAAGTCTTTACATAAAATCGCAAATGGTCAACattatttcattaagtTAATTAAGAAAGATTTGgatattgaatattggCCAAGATTAACTAAAGAAAAGGTGAAGTATGCTTTTATCAAGACTGATTTCAACAAATGGGTTGACGAAGATGAGCAAGATGAAGTTGCAAACGACTCAGAGATGGATCCTTTTGCTAACATGGGTGCTGGTGGTGCTGGTGGTGCTGGTGGTGCTGGTGGCGCGGCTGGTATGATGGGTGCTGGCGGTGAAGGCATGGGTGGCGCAGGTGGTATGGACTTGGAAGCTTTACAACAATTACTAGCCGCACAAGGTGGTAACTTTGGTGCTGAATAA
- the TPHA0G02980 gene encoding glucose-6-phosphate 1-epimerase (similar to Saccharomyces cerevisiae YMR099C; ancestral locus Anc_2.456) produces MSIQETDTQVIITHPNHSDSVVKILKYGATIYSWVSKGSEQLWLSSATKLDGSKPVRGGIPLVFPVFGKNTADEYLKDLPQHGFARNSTWEFLGQTRQNPPTVQFALSPEQANPDLIKLWPMDFTLILTVSLHKESLTTKIEVKNTSETKEMKFNWLFHTYLRVEDIEDTFVSNLAGMTTYDQLLQITYDDKHPVVTFHEEVDKIYKEVPEDRIIQVVRKGVPIHTLKRSNLPDAVVWNPWIEKSSGMGDFEPKDGYLQMVCVEPGHVHDLVKLAPGETWNASQKLFNGELKYQAI; encoded by the coding sequence ATGTCCATTCAAGAAACTGATACCCAAGTTATCATCACTCATCCAAATCATAGCGATTCTGTTgttaaaattttgaaatacgGTGCCACCATTTATTCTTGGGTCTCTAAAGGTTCTGAGCAATTATGGTTGTCTTCTGCTACAAAATTAGATGGTTCAAAGCCAGTAAGAGGTGGTATTCCATTAGTTTTCCCAGTTTTTGGTAAGAATACTGctgatgaatatttaaaagatttgCCACAACACGGTTTTGCTAGAAACTCTACCTGGGAGTTTTTAGGTCAAACTAGACAAAACCCTCCAACAGTGCAATTTGCTTTATCTCCAGAACAAGCTAACCCAGATTTGATTAAATTATGGCCAATGGATTTCACCTTGATTTTAACTGTCAGTTTACACAAAGAAAGTTTGACTACTAAAATCGAAGTTAAGAACACTTCTGAAACCAAGGAAATGAAATTCAACTGGTTGTTCCACACTTATCTAAGGGTAGAAGACATTGAAGACACTTTTGTTTCAAACTTAGCTGGTATGACCACTTATGATCAATTATTGCAAATTACTTACGATGACAAACACCCAGTTGTCACATTCCATGAAGAAGTTGATAAGATATACAAAGAAGTTCCCGAAGATCGTATCATCCAAGTTGTCCGTAAAGGTGTTCCAATTCACACTTTGAAGAGAAGTAACTTACCAGATGCTGTTGTTTGGAACCCATGGATCGAAAAGTCTTCTGGCATGGGTGATTTCGAACCAAAAGATGGTTATTTACAAATGGTCTGTGTTGAGCCAGGTCATGTCCATGATTTAGTAAAATTGGCACCGGGTGAAACTTGGAACGCTTCCCAAAAGCTATTCAATGGTGAATTGAAGTACCAAgctatttaa
- the PRR1 gene encoding serine/threonine protein kinase PRR1 (similar to Saccharomyces cerevisiae PRR1 (YKL116C); ancestral locus Anc_2.457): MVENNEMHTKVYAGLGIQTPRLSTTDNGDTGKGNDKLRSLHAIITENNSDYEIDDANNVKEGSNSALSTPVNLSIPKFDKYSELPTPMGYTPNHKATNTLSPQIEKYKMSSPVLTPLYMSKIRRDPALVRKIDDNVSDTYHHAPQHRIISELPPLPLAEKQRIASLPTMNEEPMKFGASIDTITEEEPSSEEKQIDGYLVDDLEKKLKFEMVKVIGEGNFSTVYLFERIGVTNADEDNRLQQVAVKSIKYPEELNNPELKGTSVYTDIMSRFETSLTRELSVLKSIDHPCIIKLYAINNKIFLASKKPVQDILSKNDKLPPLDLICSYCSGGDILGTAIAMAGKLELWFIQRIFSELTLAVKYLHENNIIHRDLKLENILLKYPMEKILEMKESNLLNNESIIELGDFGLCKQLYPGEMCTTRCGSEDYVSPEILMGIEYDGKLSDTWAMGVILYGLLENRLPFDPLPNANFRQRSRSTAHRIAMFEWKWSKMLDIESSAKEIVKNTLIRKNSRWRIEQIYNSEYIQEQVTKLTYI, translated from the coding sequence ATGGTTGAGAATAATGAAATGCACACGAAAGTATATGCTGGATTGGGTATTCAGACTCCAAGATTGTCTACTACTGATAATGGTGATACAGGCAAGGGAAATGACAAATTACGATCCTTACATGCTATAATTACAGAAAATAACAGTGATTACGAGATTGATGATGCCAATAACGTAAAGGAGGGGAGTAACAGTGCCTTGTCCACGCCTGTGAATCTTTCGATCCCAAAGTTTGACAAATACTCGGAGCTTCCTACACCTATGGGGTATACACCAAACCATAAAGCAACTAATACATTGTCACCACAAATTGAGAAGTACAAGATGTCGTCACCTGTGCTGACTCCATTATATATGTCTAAAATTCGTCGTGATCCAGCACTAGTCCGGAAAATAGATGACAATGTCTCTGATACCTATCATCACGCTCCACAGCATCGAATAATATCTGAGTTGCCTCCACTTCCGCTTGCCGAGAAGCAGAGGATAGCATCGTTGCCTACAATGAATGAAGAACCTATGAAATTTGGAGCATCTATTGATACAATTACAGAAGAAGAGCCATCATCGgaagaaaaacaaatagATGGGTATCTGGTTGATGATCTCGAAAAAAAACTGAAGTTTGAAATGGTCAAAGTAATAGGTGAAGGCAACTTCAGTACAGTTTATCTATTTGAAAGAATCGGTGTTACTAATGCAGACGAAGATAATAGGCTGCAGCAAGTTGCAGTAAAGAGTATTAAGTATCCAGAAGAGTTAAATAATCCAGAACTAAAGGGTACTTCTGTATACACAGATATTATGTCAAGGTTTGAAACTTCCTTAACACGTGAATTGAGTGTATTGAAATCAATCGATCACCCTTGTATTATCAAGTTGTATGCCATtaacaacaaaatatttctagCATCGAAGAAACCTGTTCAAGATATACTTTCTAAAAATGATAAGTTGCCACCTCTTGACTTAATTTGTTCATATTGTTCAGGTGGAGATATCCTGGGTACTGCAATAGCTATGGCTGGAAAATTGGAACTCTGGTTCATCCaaagaatattttctgAATTAACTTTAGCTGTCAAGTATTTGCATGAGAATAACATTATACACAGAGATTTgaaattggaaaatattttattaaaatacccaatggaaaaaatattggaaaTGAAAGAGTCCAATTTGCTTAACAATGAAAGTATTATCGAACTTGGAGACTTTGGTTTATGTAAACAGTTATATCCAGGTGAAATGTGCACTACCAGATGTGGGTCAGAAGATTATGTTTCGCCTGAAATATTGATGGGCATTGAATATGATGGTAAATTAAGCGATACATGGGCAATGGGAGTTATACTCTATGGGTTACTGGAAAACAGATTACCATTTGATCCCTTACCGAATGCTAATTTCAGACAGAGAAGCAGATCAACTGCCCATAGGATTGCCATGTTCGAATGGAAATGGTCAAAAATGCTTGACATTGAATCGAGTGCAAAAGAAATAGTAAAAAACACACTCATAAGAAAGAACTCAAGATGGAGGATTGAACAAATATACAATTCTGAATACATCCAGGAGCAAGTTACAAAACTAACATATATCTAG
- the APN1 gene encoding DNA-(apurinic or apyrimidinic site) lyase APN1 (similar to Saccharomyces cerevisiae APN1 (YKL114C); ancestral locus Anc_2.458), giving the protein MSKFIRNTTSKYKFGAHVSTAGGVSNSVTNAFNIGCNSFALFLKSPRKWVSPQYTQDEIDKFKELCVKHNYNPLTDILPHGQYFINLANPEVEKAEKSYDSLIDDLKRAEQLGIGLYNLHPGSSLKGDHTVQLKQLADYLNKAIKETKFVKIVLENMAGTGNLVGSDLHDLRTVIDMIEDQSRIGVCIDTCHTFAAGYDISNKESFDEFWKMFDDVVGYKYLSSIHLNDSKAPLGANRDLHEKIGEGFLGLEVFRLIAHNENLRGIPVVLETPQDDDTGYGHEIDTLEWLETIDDENNKELVAKNIKLQSQGEKVRKEQAVKFKVKQARATKSPKKRTLVKDEVKSANSITSQLTKKRRTTKK; this is encoded by the coding sequence ATGTCGAAATTCATTAGAAATACAACCTCAAAGTATAAATTCGGTGCGCATGTATCCACTGCAGGTGGTGTTTCAAATAGTGTAACCAATGCGTTCAATATTGGTTGCAATTCCTTTGCTTTGTTTTTGAAGTCGCCACGGAAATGGGTCTCTCCACAATATACACAGGATGAGATTGATAAGTTTAAAGAGCTGTGCGTTAAACATAATTATAATCCATTGACTGACATTTTGCCACATGgtcaatattttatcaacCTAGCCAACCCAGAGGTGGAGAAGGCAGAAAAGAGCTACGATTCACTCATTGACGATCTGAAAAGAGCTGAACAGCTTGGTATTGGTCTGTACAATTTGCATCCGGGTTCGTCGCTAAAGGGAGATCACACTGTGCAATTGAAGCAATTGGCCGATTATCTTAATAAAGCCAtcaaagaaacaaaatttgTTAAGATTGTGCTTGAGAATATGGCAGGTACCGGTAACTTAGTTGGAAGTGATCTACATGATTTGAGAACCGTAATTGATATGATAGAAGATCAATCAAGAATAGGTGTCTGTATCGATACATGCCATACTTTTGCTGCCGGTTACGATATCAGCAACAAGGAGAGCTTTGATGAATTTTGGAAAATGTTTGACGATGTAGTTGGTTACAAATATCTCAGCTCCATCCATTTGAATGATTCAAAAGCTCCTTTAGGTGCAAACAGAGATCTCCACGAGAAAATCGGTGAAGGTTTTCTTGGGTTAGAGGTTTTCAGATTAATCGCACACAACGAAAACTTACGTGGTATTCCAGTTGTCCTGGAGACACCCCAAGATGACGATACTGGTTATGGACATGAAATTGATACTTTAGAATGGTTAGAGACCATAGACGACGAAAATAACAAAGAATTGGTTgccaaaaatataaagttaCAAAGCCAAGGCGAAAAAGTACGTAAAGAACAAGCTGTTAAGTTTAAAGTCAAACAAGCAAGGGCAACAAAATCACCAAAAAAAAGAACACTGGTAAAAGATGAGGTAAAGTCAGCGAACAGTATCACTTCTCAATTGaccaaaaaaagaagaaccaccaagaaataa
- the RAD27 gene encoding multifunctional nuclease RAD27 (similar to Saccharomyces cerevisiae RAD27 (YKL113C); ancestral locus Anc_2.459): MGIKGLNAIISEHAPTAVRKSDIKAFFGRKVAIDASMSLYQFLIAVRQQDGGQLTNENGETTSHLMGIFYRTLRMIDNGIKPCYVFDGKPPVLKSHELTKRTARRVETEKKLAEAVEQADILKQEKRLVKVSKEHNDEAKHLLELMGIPYVNAPCEAESQCAELAKKGKVYAAASEDMDTLCYRTPFLLRHLTFSEAKKEPIHEINTETVLEGLELTLEQFIDLGIMLGCDYCESIRGVGPVTALKLIKEHGSLEKIIEFVESPDSNSKWKIPENWPYKEARDLFLNPDVIDGADIDLKWKPPQEEALVSYLCGDKKFSEERVRSGIKRLQKGLKSGVQGRLDGFFKVVPKTKEQLEAAKAKAKASKKVIKSPRRESKGN, translated from the coding sequence ATGGGTATCAAAGGTTTGAATGCTATTATTTCCGAGCATGCTCCAACTGCAGTACGCAAGAGTGATATCAAAGCATTCTTTGGTAGAAAAGTTGCTATCGATGCATCTATGTCCCTGTACCAGTTTTTAATTGCTGTGAGACAACAGGATGGTGGACAGTTGACAAACGAGAATGGGGAGACCACGTCACATCTGATGGGGATCTTCTATAGAACACTGAGAATGATCGATAATGGTATCAAGCCATGCTATGTTTTTGACGGTAAACCTCCAGTGCTGAAATCTCACGAATTGACAAAGAGAACAGCAAGAAGAGTAGAGACAGAGAAGAAGCTGGCCGAGGCTGTCGAGCAAGCAGATATTCTCAAGCAAGAGAAGAGATTAGTCAAAGTCTCCAAGGAACATAACGATGAGGCCAAGCATTTGCTAGAGTTGATGGGGATCCCATACGTTAATGCTCCCTGTGAGGCTGAATCTCAATGTGCAGAATTAGCAAAGAAGGGCAAAGTCTACGCTGCAGCAAGTGAGGATATGGATACTTTATGTTACAGAACACCGTTCTTATTAAGACATTTGACTTTTTCTGAAGCTAAGAAAGAACCAATTCACGAAATTAACACCGAAACTGTGTTGGAAGGACTGGAACTAACTTTGGAACAGTTCATAGACTTGGGCATCATGCTGGGGTGTGATTACTGTGAAAGTATCAGAGGCGTGGGTCCTGTCACCGCTTTGAAGCTGATCAAAGAACATGGCTCTCTAGAGAAAATCATTGAATTCGTAGAGAGCCCAGATTCTAATAGCAAATGGAAGATACCTGAAAATTGGCCATATAAAGAAGCAAGAgatttgtttttgaatcCAGATGTTATTGACGGTGCTGACATCGACCTGAAATGGAAACCACCACAAGAAGAAGCACTAGTCAGTTATCTATGTGGTGATAAGAAATTCAGTGAGGAAAGGGTCAGATCAGGTATCAAAAGATTACAAAAAGGGTTGAAATCAGGTGTACAGGGAAGACTAGATGGATTCTTCAAGGTCGTACCAAAGACGAAAGAACAACTGGAAGCTGCTAAGGCTAAAGCTAAAGCTTCaaaaaaagtaataaaGTCACCAAGAAGAGAAAGTAAAGGTAATTAA